The following are encoded together in the Variovorax sp. PBS-H4 genome:
- a CDS encoding branched-chain amino acid ABC transporter substrate-binding protein, with translation MKFALSTLKLATAAVLAVTATGALAQKGETVKIAWLDPLSGLMAAVGTNQLKTYQFLAEEFNKKNVAGVKFEIIGIDNKLSPQETTNALRSAQDQGARYVLQGNGSGAALAIIDALEKNNARNPGKEVLYINYAAVDPDLTNSKCSYWHFRLDADTSMKMEALTTFMKDQPDVKKVYLLNQNYSHGQQVAKFAKEDLKVKRPDVQIVGEDLHPLAQVRDFAPYVAKIKASGADTVITGNWGSDLALLIKAANDSGLSNVKFYTYYGTVSGTPTAMGSASAGKVYQVGYGHYNMGGEIQRLSEEFNKKFNEDLYTSSAYTAFVMLSEAFVKAKSTDPVKVAAALEGMKFKSFNGEVEMRKADHQLQQGLYIAKWEKAEGKYKVDAEKTGYTFVPVKYYEPYVASTPTSCQMKRPSP, from the coding sequence ATGAAGTTCGCTCTGAGCACACTCAAACTCGCAACCGCGGCCGTCCTGGCCGTCACCGCCACCGGCGCCCTGGCGCAGAAGGGCGAGACCGTGAAGATCGCCTGGCTCGACCCGCTGTCCGGGCTGATGGCCGCGGTGGGCACGAACCAGCTCAAGACGTACCAGTTCCTGGCGGAGGAGTTCAACAAGAAGAACGTCGCCGGCGTCAAGTTCGAGATCATCGGCATCGACAACAAGCTCAGCCCGCAGGAGACCACCAACGCGCTGCGCTCGGCCCAGGACCAGGGCGCGCGCTACGTGCTGCAGGGCAACGGCTCCGGCGCGGCGCTGGCCATCATCGACGCGCTCGAGAAGAACAATGCACGCAACCCCGGCAAGGAGGTGCTGTACATCAACTATGCCGCCGTCGACCCGGACCTCACCAACAGCAAGTGCAGCTACTGGCATTTCCGCCTCGACGCCGACACCTCCATGAAGATGGAGGCGCTGACCACCTTCATGAAGGATCAGCCCGACGTCAAGAAGGTCTACCTGCTCAACCAGAACTACTCGCACGGCCAGCAGGTCGCCAAGTTCGCCAAGGAGGACCTGAAGGTCAAGCGGCCCGACGTACAGATCGTCGGCGAGGACCTGCACCCGCTTGCACAGGTGCGCGACTTCGCGCCCTACGTCGCCAAGATCAAGGCTTCGGGCGCCGACACCGTCATCACCGGCAACTGGGGCTCGGACCTGGCCTTGCTCATCAAGGCGGCCAACGACTCGGGCCTGAGCAACGTCAAGTTCTACACCTATTACGGCACCGTGAGCGGCACGCCGACCGCCATGGGCTCGGCATCGGCCGGCAAGGTGTACCAGGTCGGATACGGCCACTACAACATGGGCGGCGAGATCCAGCGCCTGTCCGAGGAGTTCAACAAGAAGTTCAACGAGGACCTCTATACCTCGTCGGCCTACACGGCCTTCGTGATGCTGAGCGAAGCCTTCGTCAAGGCCAAGTCCACCGATCCGGTGAAGGTCGCTGCGGCGCTGGAAGGCATGAAGTTCAAGAGCTTCAACGGCGAGGTCGAGATGCGCAAGGCCGACCACCAGCTCCAGCAGGGGCTGTACATCGCCAAGTGGGAAAAGGCGGAAGGCAAGTACAAGGTCGATGCCGAGAAGACCGGCTACACCTTCGTCCCCGTCAAGTACTACGAGCCGTACGTGGCCAGCACGCCCACCTCGTGCCAGATGAAGCGACCGAGCCCCTGA